Proteins found in one Quercus robur chromosome 2, dhQueRobu3.1, whole genome shotgun sequence genomic segment:
- the LOC126698479 gene encoding uncharacterized mitochondrial protein AtMg00810-like — translation MVSVKVLLVVAAIKGWSLSQLDVNNAFLHGDLDEEVYMALPQGFHSQGEVVFYVDDVLIACNDKAEVDKFKIMLDDKFKLKDLGNLKYFLGLEVARSDKGIALCQRKYTLELLNDAGLLGYKCAKTPMEHNLRLSKFEGEELKVPSHYRRLVGRLLYLTITRPDITFAVHKLSQFMSKPRRPHLDAAHRVLQYLKGEPGKGLMFSSNTDLHLKGFADADWAACPDTRRSVTGYSIFIGDSLVSWKSKK, via the exons ATGGTGTCTGTCAAGGTTCTTCTTGTTGTTGCTGCCATTAAGGGTTGGTCTCTTAGTCAATTAGATGTCAATAATGCTTTTCTTCATGGAGATTTGGATGAAGAGGTGTATATGGCTCTTCCACAGGGGTTTCACAGCCAGGGGGAGGTTGTTT tctatgtagatgatgttttgaTAGCTTGCAATGACAAGGCTGAAGTGGACAAGTTTAAAATCATGCTGGATGATAAGTTCAAGCTTAAGGATTTGGGTAATTTGAAATATTTCCTTGGTTTGGAAGTTGCAAGATCAGACAAAGGAATTGCCCTTTGTCAACGGAAATACACCCTTGAGCTGCTCAATGATGCTGGTCTATTGGGCTATAAGTGTGCTAAGACCCCTATGGAGCACAACTTAAGACTTAGCAAGTTTGAAGGAGAAGAACTTAAAGTTCCCAGTCATTACAGAAGGCTTGTGGGCAGGCTCTTGTACTTAACAATTACAAGACCTGACATCACATTTGCTGTCCATAAACTCAGTCAGTTTATGTCCAAGCCAAGGAGACCCCATTTGGATGCAGCACATAGAGTGTTGCAGTATTTGAAAGGTGAACCGGGCAAAGGACTTATGTTTTCTTCCAACACAGACTTGCATTTGAAAGGATTTGCAGATGCAGATTGGGCTGCATGTCCTGACACTAGGAGATCCGTGACTGGCTATAGCATCTTCATTGGTGATTCTTTAGTATCTTGGAAATCCAAGAAGTAG